The sequence caacaaatcggtggctttgccactgcatttaagtaattttaaaaagtaattttaagtataaacactaggcatgcactttttaaacactgtgtgcaaaatgtaccatcttaaaaaaaaaaaaaaatatttacattttttttttttttgtgaccacgttttttaatcgcgaacgttgcggttagaaaatcgcgttctatcatatcgcgattaaatcgcaaatgcaattaatcgttcagccctagtagaGACAGACATTTGTTGTCGGCGGCGCAGAGTAGACATGTGCTGATGTCCTTAGATGTACGGGGCTGCATTCGCGCCACAATGagtggatcagtgtgtgtctacTCTGCGCCGTCGACAactaatttctgtctctacatggtcacgcgtttacaattctctgagcagaggagaattgtaaacgctTGTCCATTGTGCGCGCATGCAGCCCTGGAGCTGGGCATCACAGAcctgttattttttatttttttttatttaacctttatttaaccaggagaaaaacccattgagattaagaatctctttttcaagggagacctggccaagacaggcagcagcatacatacaaacatagttacagacagaaacacaaaagaagacaACATTTAGGAGTTAGTGTCGTAGCcatgtacattaaaaacatttacagctTAAAGAATCTGTctcaatttttttcattttgagtttaaaagcattaagcgagatgaaatcatttagtTTCAAGACCTTTTGCAAGATATTCCATGCCGAGGGAGCAGAATACACAAAAGCCCTCCTTCCTATTTCCGTACGGGCATTTGGGACAGTTAGCATAAAACAGTCCTGCGAACGCAAAGAGTAGTTGCCGGCACTTTTCTGCTTGATTAGGACACATAGGTAGTATGGGAGCAAACCAAGTATTGCCTTATATATAAAGGAGTACCAGTGACAGAGCCTACGAGTGGCCAGAGCAGGCCATCCTACCCGAGAGTATAGCTCACAGTGGTGAGTCAGAGCTTTACAGTTTGTAATGAACCTCAAGGAAGCATGGTATGCTGTGTCAACCTTATGAAGACACTGAGCAGAGGTGTGCATATACAATAGGTCACCATAATCTAGCACAGATAAAAAAGTGGCGGCAACaagtttcttttttacattaaaagaAAAGCACAACTTGTTTCGAAAATAAAAACCCAGTTTTAGCCTCAGCTTTTTCACCAGGTACAGAACATGTGGCTTAAAAGTGAGGGAGTCATCAATCAAAATACCCAGGTATTTATAAGAGTTTACAATCTCTATATCACTTCCCTCAAGAGTGACAACAGAAGGGATATTTTTAGGCCTGTTCCTAGTGTTGGTAAACAACATACATTTAGTTTTCTCTGCATTTAGGACGAGTTTCAGCTGAAGTAAGGTATTTTGGAAAACAATAAAAGCATTCTGCAAGTATTCAGTGGCCTTTGCAAGAGTTGACGCACAGCAGTATATAacagtgtcatcagcataaaaatgaaaattTGCATCTGACACGTTTTGACCAAGATTATTAATATAAATAGTGAATAAAAGTGGACCTAATACAGAGCCCTGTGGAACACCCTTGTAGATAGATGCAATATCAGAACATAAACCATCATGTTTAATGCACTGAGACCTATTACTAAGGTAGTTCGAAAACCAAGCGACTACTTGCTCCGAGAGTCCTGAGTTAAGAAGTCTAAGTTTTAAAACATCATGATCAACTGTGTCGAACGCTTTGGACAGATCAATAAAGAGTGATACACAATGTTGTTTCTTGTCCAGTGCAACAGAAATGTCATTTATTACCTTCAGTGCAGCTGTGATGGTACTATGTTTTTTCCTAAAACCTGATTGATATGTTGACAAAATGTCACTTGTGTATAGAAACTCCTTTAATTGAACACTCACAAGAGTTTCAAGAGTTTTAGCAAGTACTGATAAATTAGATATTGGCCTATAGTTGTTTAAAATAGCTGAATCACCCCCTTTTAATAAAGGGAGAACAAAAGCAGATTTCCATATCCTAGGAATTTCCTTATTCTCCACTGTAAGGTTAAAAAGATAAGCAAGAGGCCCTGCTACAAAATCAGCTGCCAATTGCAAAAAGTAAGGATCAATAAAATCAGGTCCTGAGGGTTTTCTAGGATCTAATGTTTTTAGGGCTTTATGAACTTCCTGAACAGAGAATGGTACGAAGTTAAAGGACTGACCAGTATACACTGGAATGTCAGTACAGGGTTTCACAGACGCAGAACAAGCAGAGTCAAATAGAGAGCCAGAAGATATAAAATGCTCgttaaaacaattaagtatCTCCATTTTGTCATAGACAGCAACCGAATCTTTCATAACACAGGTCGGTATAGCTTGAGAGTTCTTGCTCACAGAAATGGATTTTATGGTTTTCCAAAATCTCCTAGGGTCATTAAGATTTTCAGTAGTGACAGACAAACATTTGTTTCTTAGTTGTTTAAAAACCAGCCAATCAGCGGTAGAACCTGTTGTCCTTGCCTTAGCCCAAGCCAAGTTACGCTCGTGAATAGTATCTGTATGGAGTATTATTGCTCCATCTCGTGAGGCTAAACGCCACTTGTCCTTCTAAGAAGTTGAAATGCCGACCAGGAGGGTTTGCGTAACTATTTAGCATGGAGGAGTCTCGTTCGTCATCGGTATTAACCAGAAGAGGACGAGTCCCCGCGCACCCACTGTCCCTTCCCCACCACACCGCCCTCAGCTTGGGAGGAGTGGCAGCCCGAGTGCGAGAAGCCTCCCCCACCGTGCGCGTGCCGTTAATGATCCTTCCGCAGGTTCACCTACTTCCTCTAGATAGTCAAGTTTGATCACTTTAAGAGTTTGTGTCGGTGTCCACACCCCCCAAAGCtttaaacctaggggaaacactgaactTGACCTTCAAGGGAGTGCGGTGCGGGGTATTCATTCTCAACTAGCTTAAGTGTTTTAATACAGTTTTGTTTGTAATTTACTGTAAACTTTTATAGAATTGTACTTTTGTTTCACATGATTGTATATGTTATATTGTTATGTATTCATAatgtcactacacacacatacagatcgtCAGAGCTTTTGCCACACAACGGTTAGCCACATTCCTtcaaaggaaggagagaaaaggagattgGCCAGCTGGTACAAAGACGACGACAACTCCGTAAGAACTGGAGGAAAGCAActcaggcagagaaagagggctTGAAGGCACTGTGGGGGGAGGTCAGGCAGAGATTGGCCCTTCTTCGCAGAGCTGAGCGCATCCGTAAGCGCCGGAAccggaaagaaaaggaaagagccaACTTCTTCAAAGACCGCTTCAAGCACGCCAGACAGCTgctggaagagaaaaagagtgggaaGCTGGAAATCACTAACGAGCAGCTTGAGCAGCATGTCAGGAAACAGTACAGCGATCCTGCAAGGAACGTCCCACTAGGAACACCTGGGTATGTACCACGGCCTACACCACCAACCTCTAAGTTCAACATCATGCCCCCCAAGCTCAGCGAAGTCAGGCACGTCGTGGAGAAGGCAAGGTCTTCATCAGCACCGGGTCCCAATGGAGTACCCTATAAGCTCTATAAGAACTGCCCCAAGGTGCTAGAGCTGCTATGGTACCTCATGAGAACTGTCTGGAAAAAGCCAATTCAGGAGCATCGCCCTGCTCAATGTGGAAGGGAAGATCTTCTTCTCTGTGCTGGCCAAAAGGATGACCAACTACCTGATGGAGAACAACTACATTGACACCAGCTGCCAGAAAGCAGGGGTCCCAGGCTTCCCAGGCTGTGTAGAACACTCTTCGATGATCTGGGAACAGATCCAAAAGGCCAAGCGCGAGAAGACGGACCTGCATGTCATCTGGCTCGACCTCGCCAACGCCTATGGGTCAGTGCCACATCAGCTGATCAGCTATGCCATGGAGTTTTTCCACGTGCCCTCCTGTATTAAGAACTTGGTGGCAAACTATTTCAAGGATCTGCAGATGTGCTTTGCCCTACAGGACTTCATCACCGGGTGGCAACAACTAGAGGTGGGAATCGCCATGGGGTGTGCCATTTCTCCCATTCTGTTTGTGGCAGCCTTCGAGATCATCCTCATCGGAGCAAGACAGACTGTGGGAGGGATTAAACTACCATCCGGACAGAAGCTACCTCCACTGAGGAGCTACATGGACGATGTCACAAGCCTCCTTCAGACAGCACCCTGCACATCTAGACTGCTGAAAAGGATGGACGAGCTGATGTCCTGGGCAAGAATGAAAATCAAGCCTGCCAAGTCCCGCAGCCTGTCCCTCAGAAGGGGAGTCAGAAATGACAGCACCATCTTTATCGCAGGGGGCGAGAGAATCCCACTTCTGTCTGAGCATCCCATCAGAAGCCTAGGTAGAGAGTACACATCAGAGCTCTCCGACAAGCAAATGGGTAGAGCTGTGTTGAAACAACTCTCAGATGGCCTGGCAAAGATCGACCAAAGCCAGCTCCCGGGGAAGTACAAGGTGTGGATCTACCAGTTCACACTCTACAGAAGGATAATGTGGCCACTGAAGATGAGTGAGATTCCCTCATCTACAACAACCAAGATGGATGGGAAAGCCAACTCATTCATCCGAAAGTGGCTGGGGCTACCAAGGTGCTTCTCTGACACTGGCCTCTTTGGGAAGAACACCTTGCAGCTGCCACTACAATCCATCAGTTTGGGCTACAAGCAGGAAAAGACCAGGCTGCTTCTTGAATTAAGAGAGTCCACCGATCAGTCAGTTAGAAACACAGGCGTCAAGGTCCGTACTGGCAGGAAGTGGGACGCCCAAACTGAAGTCGACCGAGCAGTTGGCAGGCTGCAACACCAAGAAATCGTGGGCAGGGTCCAGGCAGGAAGGGCAGGACTAGGCTGGGGAGAGGCACCACGTTTTTGGTCTAAGGCCAaccggaaagagagaaaggagatggtggtgtcaGAGGTGATAAGGACGGAGGAAGAGCGCTATAAGATCAAGGCTGTGTCCCAGAGCCGACAAGGAAGCTGGACAACCTGGGAGGGGGTTGTCGACCGGAAGATCAGTTGGTCAGACTTGTGGAAGATCCCTCAAGCGAGGCTTGGCTTCCTCATCAGGTCAACGTATGACACGCTTCCCTGTCCTCGGAACCTCCACCAGTGGTTCGGAAACGAGGAAGTCTGCCCACTCTGTAACACTCCCAACGCAAGCCTCCGGCACATCCTGTCGGGCTGTAAGATCGCGCTTTCGCAGGGACGCTACAGATGGCGCCATGACCAGGTCCTGACAAAGCTAGCTGAGGTACTGGAAGGGCGCAGACGGGAAAGCAGGGATGTCTCCCACCAACGGAACACCACATCAACTTTGTCAGGGAGGGCGGAGAAAGAAGAAGCACCAGGCCAAAAGCAACACCAAAGCTCTTTTCCTCCGACCAGGAGTGGAACATGCGAGTAGATCTTGGCAGGCAGCTCCAGTTCCCCAGCGAAATCACCACCACGTCTCTCCGACCTGACATAGTGGTGTGGTCCACCAAGGCAAAAACTGCACTCCTCATTGAGCTCACAATACCATGGGAGGAGGGAATCGAGGCCGCTTTCGAACGAAAGAAGACCAAGTACTCGGACCTGGCTGCGGAGTGCAGGGAGGCTGGCTGGAAGACCACCATCTACCCAGTGGAGGTTGGATGCCGAGGCTTTGTGGGGCAGTCAACCACACGCCTACTAAGGGACGCAGGCGTGACAGGAGGAAAGCTTAAGAAAGCAACAAAAGAGCTGGcggaagaggcagagaagggCAGCTTTTGGCTGTGGctaaggaggaggggaaagggctgGGGAAAGAGCACCTAACCTAGATACCAGCTGCAGGGGGTGACAGGGAGACGTCCCCGTCACTGCTCCGCCACCAGGAGACGTTCCAGGATTAAAGGAGCGAAACGTCTGTGAATGGTGGTTCCTGGCTGACGACCCTGCAGCTGATCCACAGGCACCGGAGGAGGTGCGTCAGGCAGCAATGCCCAGCAGGAAATTCAAGCTACCTGTTCAATTACCTAGTTTAGCCACGGATTTTTCTATGCTcgttctttgtttgttttttaaaatagaaaatgcaaaaaaatatatgtctGTTGTAACTTTGTTTGATAGTAAAGCAtgtaacaaaacacatttacaataaaATATACTGTGATATAGCAATCCGTTgtgctgtgtttatctgtggtTTTAAAATTGGTTTACCTTAAACAGGTTTGTTATAGCTGTTAGATTTAAAGCAAATTACCGTACACAGGTTTATATTACGGTATGCTTTTTGGCAACCGTATTTTTTACGGTGAAATACTgtcagctgtggttgccagaaatTCACCGTAAAAAATACGGTACAATGTTTAAGACATTACGGTATGCTTTTTGGCAACCGTATTTTTTACGGTGAAatactggcagctgtggttgccagaaatTCACCGTAAAAAATACGGTGACAATGTATAAGACATTACGGTATGCTTTTTGGCAACCGTATTTTTTACGGTGAAatactggcagctgtggttgccagaaatTCACCGTAAAAAATACGGTGACAATGTATAAGACATTACGGTATGCTTTTTGGCAACAGTATTTTTTACGGTGAATTTCTGgtaaccacagctgccagtatTTCACCGTAAattttacgtttttttttttacagtgtaggctTCTTATACATCttatgaaatgccctgtattgttattccttcgtttcttatacttcttattctttgtaccgacttctgcgcttaattcagctcgaaccgcttaatttagaaacttcgttcaaactttgtcgtGTAGGtatatttttctaaactttatactttttaaaatattaaagaaaaactaatacacaTTTTCCCATTGagttacattgggccattatgacatcataatagggtctttaaactggcttgcacctgtgcttcactgacacctgcgccaaggttccaaggctcctcttctctctgtccctctccattcaactgtataactaggaatattaagagacaccttccattctctactttttttctctctctatctttctctctatccctctcactctactttctctcacactccatctctctgcttcactccattttctctcctttcaatattttccctcttcactctctcttctttccttctaccactcttctttctttttttctttccttcttcaactcttctttccttattttactcttctttcttttttctttccttcttccactcttctttcctttcttctttccttcttccactcttctttccttctttcactcttctctcttttcttcttcttttcttaacttttgcatttcatgcactggtatttcctttaggaaatgcattttctagttattctttttacctttttctgcgcttaattcagcttgaacaacttaacgtagaaactttgtttcaactttgtcgcgtaggttTTGTAAAGGACAcctgtgctatgtatttttcatttttctgaactttatactttttatgattttaaagaaaaactaatacaaattttcccattcaCTTatattgggccattatgacatcataatagggtcattcaactggcttgcacctgtgcttcactgacacctgcgccaaggttccaaggctctgtcatggtaaaaagtgaccgggtgccaaaaagagcccgggtgatgtaatattggctttcgaacgactcttgagtgacagttgctataccaacgttagcattacgtcacccgggctctttttggaagtcagactacctcaataacgcgatttaccccagagcatctcgcattatacttcgctacctgagaccagcttgcctgtattttacctgcaataaaccatgtgcttgatgtttgactgttaggaaagttgttgactcacaagtttgttatagtgtcaaagtaagtcaATTTCAACCGGTTAaatcgccgctagcatctcgttagcgattagcaattcctccgttagctggggcacattattttgcttagtgtatagctagcaagctagtatgaacgCTCCCAAgtttttctaaataggcctatatcaacaaataat is a genomic window of Clupea harengus chromosome 1, Ch_v2.0.2, whole genome shotgun sequence containing:
- the LOC122133219 gene encoding uncharacterized protein LOC122133219; its protein translation is MTNYLMENNYIDTSCQKAGVPGFPGCVEHSSMIWEQIQKAKREKTDLHVIWLDLANAYGSVPHQLISYAMEFFHVPSCIKNLVANYFKDLQMCFALQDFITGWQQLEVGIAMGCAISPILFVAAFEIILIGARQTVGGIKLPSGQKLPPLRSYMDDVTSLLQTAPCTSRLLKRMDELMSWARMKIKPAKSRSLSLRRGVRNDSTIFIAGGERIPLLSEHPIRSLGREYTSELSDKQMGRAVLKQLSDGLAKIDQSQLPGKYKVWIYQFTLYRRIMWPLKMSEIPSSTTTKMDGKANSFIRKWLGLPRCFSDTGLFGKNTLQLPLQSISLGYKQEKTRLLLELRESTDQSVRNTGVKVRTGRKWDAQTEVDRAVGRLQHQEIVGRVQAGRAGLGWGEAPRFWSKANRKERKEMVVSEVIRTEEERYKIKAVSQSRQGSWTTWEGVVDRKISWSDLWKIPQARLGFLIRSTYDTLPCPRNLHQWFGNEEVCPLCNTPNASLRHILSGCKIALSQGRYRWRHDQVLTKLAEEWNMRVDLGRQLQFPSEITTTSLRPDIVVWSTKAKTALLIELTIPWEEGIEAAFERKKTKYSDLAAECREAGWKTTIYPVEVGCRGFVGQSTTRLLRDAGVTGGKLKKATKELAEEAEKGSFWLWLRRRGKGWGKST